The sequence AAAagactttctctctctctctctttccccCTTCCATTCCGTTTCTGGGTCTCCACTCACCATCCAATTTCctgttttctctctctctcaaattCTGGatagagaagagaaaagaaaaaaaaataaacaagaagaagaaagagagagaaaaagattcAAGTGTGAACCAGCTGAATGTCTTGGTGGTGATGTTCGTTTACATGGTCTACGCGCCCAAACTATTTGACTTTTCatacaaaataattgaaattctattttccCCATTCCAAATTCCTCAATTTccaatcatttcttttcttgatcaatTCTTCCGTGATTTCACAATCCTCCATTCTTTCTCATCTATGTAATCATTTCACGGGTTTTTGGAGATCCCAAGATCTCTGAAACCATAAATTTTCTATCttgtctctttctttctctccgAACAGAACTCTCTGTTTCTGTTCTGTTCCTTGAATCCTTCAACTTCTAGCTTTTTGGGTTATCATACATTGGTTTGATTGTCTTACAGAGACCTCCGTTTCATAATCCATCAAAAACCCAATTCAGTTTTTGGCGGTTTCTTATTTGTTATATCATTAATGCATGCTTCTTTCCATATTTACGGGTTTTAATGGATCTGTCTTGCTGTCTTCCCTATCATTTATGAAAGCTCAAGGCCATATCTTTATCAAAACTTCCATACTCTTTTACTCTGTTTGTTTCTTGAAGTTATTCTCTGTTTCTTTCAATTCAAAGATTGGTAGATAGATAAATGGGTTGTGCAAGCTCAAAACAGAGGAAGAGATGCAGGCACTGCCACGCACCTTATTCTCCGGTGCCGCGAAGCTACTCAATGCACGTAGTACATCCTCCACAGCAGAAAGGTGATAGCTACCATGTGGTGGCACTCACTTCCACCACATTAGGCTCTCTTCCTCTTGATTCAACTTCCAATTGTAAAGACAGTATCAATATCAATACTGCTATTGATATCTTCGCGGCGGCGGAAGGAAATAATGATCAAGGCGATACAAGTGATTGTGATGTCCGAAATGGGATTGgaaatgataaagaaaagagaagcaAAGAGTTTTCAGTTGGTTTAATTGAAGCAAAGACTTGGTCTAATATGATCCAAGACAAAATTCCCAAAATTGTGCCAAAAACACCGATAAGAACTCCTCCGGGGGAGCCGGAGACGATCAATACTTGGGAGTTGATGGCGGGGCTTGAGGAAGACGATAGTCTCTCTGTGCCTCATCGGTATAGGAGTTTCTCTTTTGATGTTTCACGTGATCCTAGTCCAGTTCAAGATAGCCCAAAACTGAATCCTACATTACTGTCCCCAAATAAAAACAAGCCTTTTTGGCTTCAAATTGCAGATGAAGATACTAATTCTAAATGTCCAGAATTCGATCCGCAAGTCATTTCCACATTCAGAAAGTCACTTCAAGAACTCTCTCCTGATCATCCATTTTACCTTAAATCATCCGAAAACGGTGAGAAGCAACCGCCTTCCTCGGACCCCAGCAACGTCGTTGCAAAAGATTATTGTAAAGGCGGAAAGGAGAAGCTAGTGGTATACTTTACGAGCCTAAGAGGAGTAAGAAAAACATACGAAGACTGTTGCCATGTGAGGGTGATCTTAAAAGGATTAGGCGTTCGAGTCGATGAGAGAGATGTATCGATGCATTCAGGGTTCAAGGAGGAGTTGAAAGAGCTACTGGGAGAAGGGTTTTGCGGTGGAGGGTTACCGAGAGTGGTTATAGGAACAAAATACCTTGGTGGAGCCGAGGAAATAAGACGAATGCACGAAGAAGGACAGCTGGAGAAGGTGGTTGAAGGATGTGAAATGTTGGAGGATGATAGTGGCGGTGGTGGTTGTGAGGGTTGTGGGGATGTTAGGTTTATACCTTGCGAGACATGTAATGGAAGCTGTAAAATATATTACGAACGCcacgaagaagaagaagaagaagaagaagacggggaagcagcagcagcagcagaagAAGAATTGGAAGAAGGTGAGTATGGATTTCAACGTTGTCCTGATTGTAATGAGAATGGACTAATACGTTGCCCAATTTGTTGCTACTAGTAAcatttgttttatgttttttcttcGTTTGTTATATTGGCTTCTTTGCTCGTCGCCGTCGTCTTTCGCGTCGTTTGTTGTACAGTGAGGAgtttcattttatcttttttttttttttttttcgtgaTATATAATGTATGAGGGAAATTCACaatcgaaaaaaataattaaattaatatatttgcaatactaaaaaaagtagggaataatatgttaatttttcaattagatttattaaatcCCCAGTCATTTGTCTCAATGGCTGTATACTTAGTTGACTTGTATTtcagataaaaaagaaaaaaaaaaaagaacaaggaAGAGTTGTACTTTTATATAATAGTctgtttttaatttacatacagattaaaaaaaacataaatttcttttaattaatatcatttaataattaaaaaaataatcaccttatttaatttgaattgaagaggtaatgataaaaatttcaaGCATTTATGGCTCAAACAAAAGAGGAGTAGTGTTCAAGAAAATCCAATAGGTGGTATTGAGTGCGTTGGTTCGTGGCAACGTTTCTGAATTTGGAGAGC comes from Ricinus communis isolate WT05 ecotype wild-type chromosome 5, ASM1957865v1, whole genome shotgun sequence and encodes:
- the LOC8271329 gene encoding uncharacterized protein At3g28850; the encoded protein is MGCASSKQRKRCRHCHAPYSPVPRSYSMHVVHPPQQKGDSYHVVALTSTTLGSLPLDSTSNCKDSININTAIDIFAAAEGNNDQGDTSDCDVRNGIGNDKEKRSKEFSVGLIEAKTWSNMIQDKIPKIVPKTPIRTPPGEPETINTWELMAGLEEDDSLSVPHRYRSFSFDVSRDPSPVQDSPKLNPTLLSPNKNKPFWLQIADEDTNSKCPEFDPQVISTFRKSLQELSPDHPFYLKSSENGEKQPPSSDPSNVVAKDYCKGGKEKLVVYFTSLRGVRKTYEDCCHVRVILKGLGVRVDERDVSMHSGFKEELKELLGEGFCGGGLPRVVIGTKYLGGAEEIRRMHEEGQLEKVVEGCEMLEDDSGGGGCEGCGDVRFIPCETCNGSCKIYYERHEEEEEEEEDGEAAAAAEEELEEGEYGFQRCPDCNENGLIRCPICCY